The Sphingomonas sp. HF-S4 sequence ATTTGACTTCGACGCCATCTGCCAGCGCCCTCCGGCCCGTTCGCAGATACAATCGAAACGCGGATCGCGTCGGGCTATCGAAACCTAGGGCCGGTCCTTGCATGCTCTGCCCTCCACATCCGGAACAGATCAAGAACAATCCTACAAGTCAAGGATATTCAAGCGGCGACCCGGCGCGACGCGCATCCACTTGCAAATGGAGGATTTCGTCTGCTCGCCTCGGGGCGGGCATTGCTGGCGTGCTCTTTGAGATTATCGGATCAAATACCGATAGACGTGCGGAAAACGCGCAAGGGCCCGAGGCGCGGTTGCGCACCCCAGCTGACGCCTAATCTACGAGCTTGACCGCGAAATAGCCGACCGTCCCGCCGCTGGCTGACGGCACCATCGCGACCATCACGCCGCTGCCGTCCTTGGCGCGCCAGGCCTGCGCCAGCTTCTTGCCCGGATCGGCACCGGGAAGCGCCGCCGCGGTAGCGCCACGCTCGCGGGCGATGTTGTCGATCCGCTTGGCGATCGCAGCCCAGGGCACGCTCTTGTCGACGGTGAACAGCCGCTCGCCGGTGATCGTTGCCTTGCCGCCCGAGACGTCGGCAACCAGCGCGTGGAGGGCGTGCTGCTGGGCAACGGCGGCCCCCTGCTGCGCATTGGCAGGCGCGGGCAGCGACGCGAGGTCGAGCCCGCGGACGAGGCCGAGAAAGGCTAACAGACTCAAGAGCGCCGCTTTCAGCAAGGTTTGTCCTTCATTGCCAAGCTTGCCCGCTTATCGCGGGTTGCTCAACCCAGAACGCACGAAGTTCAGCGCGGTGCCGGGCCGACGGTGAAGGCCTCGGCGCCGCCGGTGTCGGTCAGCGTGCGCAGCGGCACTTCCATCGTCGGCGACGACGTGTCCTGCCCCTCGCCGACATTCATGTTGGTGCTCCACGGATTGCGCACCGTGACCATCCATTCGCCATCGGCATTCTTGGAGATGCCCTCGACGGTGTAGACATGGTTGTCGACCAGCCCGTCCTGCGTGCCTTCGTTGCCGCGGATCTTGTCCCACAGGCTGCGATTCTCGGGCACGGTCCACAAGGTCACGGGGCGATCGTTGCCAAGCGCGGCATCGACTTGCCCGGCCATCCGGTCGAGCGCCGAATTCTCGCTCTCGAAGAAGCCTTCGGAATAGCGGATTTCCTCGCCGCGATCACCGGTGATCGCCTGCATCGCATCCTGCGGCCAGCCGCCGTTCGCGATGGCGTTGTAGCCCTCGGTCAGCCCGTCGGCGGGGTTGCTGTCGTGGATCTTGGCATAGGCGGTCTCGGCGACCGCGGGCCAGATCGGGCCGTCGAGCCCGGTATTGTCGGCGGTCGAGCCGCCCGAGCGCGCGAGATTGTCCTCCAGCTCGGCCTGGGTGACCGTCACCGTCTGGGGATTGCCGCTGCTGTCGTGGAGCTGGACGGTGAAGTTGCCGGTGGCCGGGTTGAACTGGATCATGTTGCGGATCGCGTCGGGCTGCTGCTGCGCCACTGCGCCGAGCGTGGCGACGAAATAGCAGTCGCCCAGCGCATCCTGGCGGATGTCCGCCGCCTGCGGGCCCTGCGCGCCGTAGAGATCGGCGGCGTCGAAACGGACTTCGGCAGGCTTGATGCTCGTCCCGCCGCCGTCGATCGGGATCCGGAATCCCGGAACCGATACCGCGCTGCCCGCGAGCAGCGAATCCATGTTGAAGCGTGACGCAACACTAGCAGCGGCCTCGAGCATGCCGACTCTCCCAATATTTGCGCGACATATGCGCGCGGCGCGGCGCCTGCGCGATAATCGGATCGATTATGGCGCCCACGCCCCACAAACGGCATCTAACCAGCATCCGAACGAAGGACGGCGCGCGATGCAAGTAAACAGAGCAGCCCCCAACACCACGGCGTCCACTCCCCCGTCGACGCCCCCCTCCACTGCCTCACGCGAGGCAGAGGCATATCGTTCGGACTGGCAGTCGCCGCGCGTATCTGCGGCACTGCATTCGGCGCCATCGGTATCCTCATCCCCCCGAGCCGATGGCGCCGACCTGACCCAGCCGCGTCCCGCGAACGACCAGGGCACGCCCTTCGTCGCGGGCAGCGGCACCGTCGCCGAGGCCCAGCCGACGAATCTCGCGACGCTCTCGGCCGTCACCGGCGTCTCGGCCCCGTCCGCGCCGCGCCTTGCCGCGAACGATGCGCCCGATCTCGGCCAGGTCCACACCAATGCGCTGCTCGCCAAGGACGTCTATAACGACGTGCCGAGCCCGCCGGCGGGCTATCGCGCCGCGAGCGATGCCGACCTCGCCAGGCTCGGCCTCACCCAGGAGATGCTCGAGCAGCCCGGCGAAAGCAGCTTCAGGGCCCGGGTGTATGTGAGCGGCGAAGCGGGGCAGGAGAAATACACCGTCGTCTTCCGCGGCAGCCAGTCGGGCGACGACTGGAAGAGCAACGCCCAGCAGGGCATCGGCCTCGATTCGACCCATTATGCCAATGCGCTCGAGATCGGGAAGAAGCTCGCCCGCACCGATGCCGATGTCACCCTGGTCGGCCATTCGCTGGGCGGCGGGCTCGCGGCCGAGGCGGCGATCGCCTCGGGTCGCCCGGCCGATACGTTCAACGCCGCGGGGCTTCACCAGAACACGATCGAAAAGGCGCAGGCCATCGCCGAGGCAGCGGGCCGCGGGACGTCGTCGATCAACAATTACCGCGTCCCCGGCGAGATCCTGACGTCGATCCAGGAAGGCGGCGACCGCGTGATCGGCGCGGGCCTAGGCAGCCTGGTCACCGGCGGCGTCGGCGGCGGGATCATCGGCGGCGCGGTGGTCGACCTGCCCGAAGCCTATGGCGCGCAGCACGACCTCCCCAACGTCCAGCCCGAGGGCAAGCATTGGTGGGACTCGATCAACCCGATCGACCGCCACAGCATGGACTGGGTGCTCGCCGGCACTGCGGCACAGGCAGAGCGCTGAACGGTTGACGCACCGCCAGTAACTGGACGAGGGTGCGGCGTGTGCGGAAATTCCTCCTTTTCAGCCCGGTATTGGCGGTGATGGCGATAGGTTGCGAAGGCGACGCGCAGGCGGGATGCTTCGTGCCTGGCACCGAGTTGCCCACCCGAAAGAATACGCTTACCGATCAACGCCTTGGCGCCGCAGCACGCGATTTCGCCGAGGCGCTGTTCGACGGCGATCTCGCCAGGGCGGCCGATCTGCTTCGCGGCGACCCAGGGCTCGCCCGGCGTCGGGTAGGCGCGCAATACGATATGCTGTCGGTCGCGCTGGCGAGTTGCAGAGTCGAAGCGGTCGATCTCGTCGTCAAGGGCGGCGCGCCGCTCGACGGCGTCGAGGACAAGGGGTTGCCCTTGCGGCTGGCCCTGCGGGCGACCGAACCGAAGTTCGCGCATCTGTTGCTCGAAGCAGGCGCCAGCCCGAATCCGAAGGGGAATCCGAGCGGGCCGTTCCGGACCGCCGTCACGCTCAATTCGCTGGGCGCGGTGCGGATGCTGCTCGATTTCCGCGGCGATCCCGATGTGATGGAAGCGACGGGCAACCGCCCGCTCCACACCGCGCTCGACATGGAGCATTTCCGCATCGTCGAGCTGCTGCTCGACCGCGGCGCCGATCCCTGGGCGATCGACAGCGGCGGCGCCAATTTGGGCACCGCGGCCACCACCAAGATGCTTACCGACTCCGCCGAGGAAGCGCAGGCGCAGCAGCGGCTGGCAGCGCGGCTCAAGAAGCTGGGATGGCCGGAGCCCGTTCCCTCGTTTCGCGAAGTGCGCAACGCCGCGGCGGCGGGGCAATGGCCGCCTGCCGGGACGGGTGCGAAGCCGGTGCCGGCCGAGGTGCTGGCGATCCTCAAGGCGAATGCCCAGCGGGCGAACTGACCTTCGCTCGAAACGAACCGCGGTTGTGAGCCTTAAGCGAACGCCGCCTCGGTAGACAGGCTGCCCAGCGCCACGCCGGCCTCGCGCAGCTGCGCCTCCAACTCGCGCATCGTGCCATCGTACGGCGGCGCGCCGTTGCCAAGCAGCAGCGATACGTCGAGCGCACCCGCGGCGTTTCGAACCAGCCGCGCGCCGGTAGCGGGCCAGGCGCTGTCGCCGAAGGTGACGGTGACTTCCTTGGTGCCCTTGCCGTTCTCGCGTGTCCACAGATCGGCGAGCATCTGCGCGAAGGCGCCGGGATCGACATGCGCGGCGGGCATCGCCGGCATCGGCATTGCCTGGGGCTGGGCATTGCCGGCAAAGCCGAACAACCCATCCTGCCGCTCGCGCGCCTCGCGCTCCTGGCGCAGCGACGCCTCGCGGAAATCGCCCGCTGCCTCGCGCTGCTGGACCGGCACTTCGCCGCGACGATCGGCCTGGGCCAGCCCCTTGCCCAGCTTCGGCGCTTGCGTGCCCTGCTCCTTCACGGGCACTTCCTTGACCTGGAACTGGCTGCGTGCCTTGCCGAGCGCATCCTTCATCGCGCGGACATCGTCGGGCGCCGGCTGGTTGCGGCCCTGAATCGGCGCGCGATCGAGCTGGCGGATCGGCTTGGCTTCCGAAGAACTGACGCGAGTCATCACGACTTCCTTGCTTCGAGAGTGTCGAGCGCGATGCGCTCTTCCTGGCGGCGCTCCCAACGCCGCAATGCCTGCCCGGCATGTTCGGCAAGCCGATCGTGGCGGGCCCGGGCGACGATCATCGCCTTGCGCCGATCGGCCTCGGCCTCGCTGCACAGCCGCTCGGCCTCGCGCGCGTCGTTGAGCGCGCTGCGGGCGACCGAACGGCGGAAATGGCTGCGATCGACCACCGCGAGCAGCCGCTCGGCCTCGGCCGGATCGGTGGCGAGATCGGCATGCGCCTGCGCCATCGCGCTGTCGGCGACTTCGGCGGCGGCATCGGCATCGGCGCGCTCGCGCTCGGCGGCGGCGGTGGCGGCGCGCGCCTCGGCCAGCGCGACCGCGGCACTCTGCATCCGCACCGCGCGCAGCCGGACCAGCGACTTGGCCTGGCGCTGCTGATCGCGCGCAGCCGTCATCCGGCGACCCCGCGCAGCAGCATCAGCGAGGTCTGGAAATCCTCGGAGCGGTTGGTGTCCTGGCGGAGCAACGTATCGATCTCGGGCTTGGCCGCGATCGCGCGATCGGCCAGCGGATCGGCACCCGCACGATATTCGCCGACCTGCACGAGGAACTCGATCTCGGCATGCTTGGCGAGCAGCGCGCGCACCCGCGTCGCCGCGTCGCGATGCGCCGGATCGGCAAGCCTCGGGAACAACCGGCTGAGGCTGCCCAGCACGTCGATCGCCGGATAATGGCCCGCCGCACCCAGCTTTCGCGACAGGATGACATGGCCGTCGAGGATCGAGCGCACTTCCTCGCCGATCGGATCGTCGCCTTCCTCGTCCTCGACCAGCACGGTGTAGATGCCGGTGATCGAGCCGACGCTGTCGTTACCCGCGCGCTCGAACAGCCGGGGCAGCTCGGCGAACACGGAGGGCGGGAAGCCGCGGCGCACCGCGGGCTCGCCCGCCGCCAACCCGATCTCGCGCAGCGCACGGGCAAAGCGGGTAACCGAGTCCATCAGCAGCAGCACGTTACGGCCTTCGCTGCGGAAGCCCTCGGCGATTGCTGTGGCATGATGCGCGGCGCGGACGCGCTCCATCGCGGCACGATCCGAGGTGGCGCAGACGATGACGGCGCGTGCAAGACCGGCCTCGCCCAGCGCATCCTCGATGAATTCGCGCACTTCGCGGCCGCGCTCGCCGATCAGCGCAATGACGATGACGTCGGCGCTGGCGAAGCGCGCGAGCATACCGAGCAGGGTCGACTTGCCGCCGCCCGCCGCAGCGAACACCCCGAGCCGCTGGCCGCGGCCGAGGGTGAGCAAGGTGTCGATCGCGCGGACGCCGGTGGGCAGCGGCGCATCGATCAACGCGCGCTCCATCGGCTGCGGCGCGGGCGCATGGAGCGGCCGGCGCTGGAGATCGGGGGCGAGATCGCCCTTGCCGTCGATCGGCCGGCCGCGCCCGTCGAGCACACGGCCGAGCAACCCTTCGCCCCAGGGCACCAAATCCTCGCCGCTGCGCACGATTACCTCGGCATCGACCGAGAGCCCGCGGACATCGCCAAGCGGCGTCAGGATCGTCGCCTGCCCCGCGATGCCGACGACTTCGACGGGCACGACACGCCCGCTCGACGGCTCGATCACTTCGCAGAAGTCGCCGATCCGGGGGGCAATCCCGGTCACCTTGAGCGTGGTGCCCAATATCTCGACCAGCCGCCCGCGCCGCTCGACAGTGGGGCTGCGCTGGAGCCCGGCGAGGAGTTGGTCGACGGTGGTGAGCGGGCCATCAGCCATGCAGCGTCTCGGCCCACATCCGCTCGATCTGGGCAAGCTGGGTATCGAGCCCGGCATGGGTACGGCCAAGCGCGGTCTCGATCACGCAATCCTGTGCGCCGAGCGACGGATCGGCCTCGACGCTCAGCCCCGTGCGCCCGCCAAGTTGCGCGCGGACCATGTCGACCGCGCCGGGGGCAACGCGGACCACGGCAACGCTGTCCGGCGCGAGCTGCGCAGCGGCGCGCTCGGCGAGTCCCGCGACCATCGTGCCCTCCAGATCGCCGGCGATGCGGCGCACGACTTCGAGCGCGAGCCGGGCGATGTCCTTCTGGCGCTCGCGCTGCAATTCGCTGTCGCGCATCGCGATCCGGAACAGCTCGGCCTGGCGCTCGGTCTCGGCCGCAGCGAGTCCCGCCTCGCGGCCGGCTTCGAACCCTTCGGCCTGGGCCTTGGCGCGTGCCGCCTCGATCGCCTCCTCGGCGCCGCCGCGCAGGCTGCCCGCCTCGGCGAACAAGGCAAGCGCATCCTGCACACGGCCGACATCGCGCGCGGGGACCAGCGGATCGTCGGTCAGCGCGGTAGCGAGCCGATCGGCGTGGAGGACAAGGAAAGTCATGCGCGTCCCCCGGCATCGACCGATGCGGCGATGAACGCGTCGAGCGCCTCACTCGGGCACGAAAGTGCAAGATGGTCGGCACGCCAGGGTAGATAGCCGCGCAGCGCCATCGGCAATTGCGCGCGCAGCAGCGAGAAGCCGTAGATCTCCAATTCGTCCGGCTCGAGCCGGCGCGACGGCGCTGCCGGCATCTCGGGGACCGTGGCGATCGCCCAGTCGAGCAGATCCTCGCCGGCGACTTCGGCGAGCTTGCCGAGCCAGGCGCCGTCGATCGATCCGCCCAGCGCATCGCCCATCCACAGCAAAGCGACGCGCAGCGCCAGCTTGTGCTGCGCGGCCGCCGGCAACCGCAGCCAGGCCGGCGCGCTGGGCAGATCGGTGAAGCACGCCGCGGGATCCTCGCAACCACTGAGCTGCTTCAGGAACAATGCGGCACGGCGCGAGCCCGGGCCGCCCTCGACCGCGACGAGATCGTTGCCGATCGCCGCGAGCGTCGCGCGCTGATCGGCCGCCCTCATGCGCCACCCTCGCGCCGGGCAACCGCGCTGCGCCGCTGCTGCCAGCGCCGGAGACTGGGATAGCCGAGCGCGGCGACCAGCAGGAGCAGGCCGGCGATCGCGATGCCGACGAGGTTCGCGTTGAGCACGTCGCCACCATCCTTGCGCGCCACCGTGGGCAGCGGCTGGGCGGGGAAGGTCTCGACCGAGACATTCTCGTATTTGAGCCCCTGGACCGAATTGACGACCAGCGCCTTCACCTTGCCGACCTGAGTCTCCAGATTGGCGCCGGGGCGGTACTTGATGAACACCGATGCCGAGGCGGGCTGGCCGGTCTCGGAGAGCGGCTTGTCGTCGGGCATCACCAGATGGACGCGCGCCTGGACGACGCCGTCGATCTCCGAGATGGTGTGCGACAGCTCCTGGCTCATGCCATAGACCAGCCGCGCCTTCTCTTCGGTGGGCGAGGAGACCAGCCCCTCGCGCTTGAACACCGTGCCGAGCGAGGCGAATTCCTCGCGCGGATAGCCCTGGCTGTGGAGCACCTCGACCGCACGGCTGAAATCGCCCTTCTCGGTCTGCAGCGTCCAGCCCTTGTCACCGGCCTCGCTCTTGGTCGCGCTGATCCCGGCGCTCTGAAGCACCGCGATCATCTCGTTGGCCTGGGTCTCGGTGAGCTTCGAATAGAGCTCCGCCTTGCCGCACGCGGCGAGCAGCAGGCAGAGCCCGATCAGGGCCGGGCGCATATTGCGGGCAAACTTGCCCATGTCAGTTCTCCACGCGAGAACCCGCCGGGGCGGGCCTCACGATTGCTGGCGGAACAGCTGCTGGATGCCGTCCGAGGTACGGTTGGCGATGTTCGAGGTCAGCTGGCAGTGGAACATGAACTCATGGCACTTCATGGTCAGATCGACCACTTCGCCCGGGGTCATTTCCGATCCGCTCGCCTGCGCGGTCTTGGCATATTCGGACACGCTCTTGGCTTCGCCGTTGACGCGTTCGATCTGGCTGAACATCGCCTGCATCGCCGGCCCCAGCGCGTCCGCGCCGACGCCGCCGCCAGGGCTCATCGCCGAAAGCGAGCCCTGGAAGCTGGTGACGTCAGAGACCGACGCATTCGGGCTAGCCTGAACGAGGTCGGCCGGCATGGGGGCGAAGGCGGAACTCGCCATCGCCCCTGCAATTGCTTCGATCGACATGATCGCCTCCCTTTAGTTCTTGCGGGCCATCGTCTCGAGTGCCTTGCCGACGCTGTCGATCGAGCTCGACGAGCTGTTGGCCATGAACGACATCCGCATCGATTCGGCGGTCAGCTTGGTGATCTGCGAGGGATTGTCGCTGCCGCCATTGCCGACGGCGTCGGACATCTGCTCGATCCGGGTCGCCTGGCTGTCGAGCGTCTTGCCCCAGCTGTCGGCCAGCGCTTCGAACCAGGTGCCGGGCGCCGAGCCCTTGTTCATCCGGTTGCCGGTCAGCGCCGACATCGAGATGTTGGTCAGCCCGTTGGTGATCGAATTCGACATGACTCTTACTCCTTCACTCGTACGATGATCAGAACTTCAATTGCGTCTGGCGGCCGTTCTTCTCGAAGAACACTGTGTCGCCCTGGATGGTGATGAGGCGGTGGCCGCTCGGCATGATCGCCCCCGAGAAATAGCGCGCGCCATCGACGGTCTGGATATACGCCGGGTCGCCCGCGACGACGGTCGAGACCTTTTTGGTGGCATCGGCGATCGTGCGGATCGGCGTGTCGTCGCGCGGCGGGAGGTCGTCGCGGAAGACGAGCCGGCCGAGTTGCTTGACGTCGGTGCGGATCGCCGAAGCGAGCTTGCCGCGCTGGTCGTCGGTCATCCGGGTGACGCGGAGCTCGACCCCGGTGCGCGAGATCGGCCGGCCGACCGCCTCGAGCCCGTGGATCCGCGCGACATCGGCGGCTGCCTGGGCGAGCTCGGCGCTGGTCTGGAGGTTGACCGTCGCGTGAATGCCGCGGTCGCGCAGCGCTTCCTGTGCCTTGGTACGCTCGGCATCGTTGGCGACGACACCGCTGACGATCACCGCGCCGCTCGCCGGATCGTGCATCGTCCGCAGCGCCGAGAGCCCGGCGCCGTTCAAGACATGCTCGGCGCGTGCCGCCTCGTCGCCGCGCAGCCCGAGCGCGTCCATCGTCGGCACCGCGAGCGCCGCGCCCGCTGCCAGCGTGGCGACCGCGCCGATCGCGATCGCGCGCTTCCGGGTGAACCAGCCGCTGACATGACCGCCGGCCTTGCCGAGCAGCGCCATCGCCTCGTCCTGCGCCGAGGGCGGGGGCAGCGGCGGTGCAGGCGTGCTGCCGGCGATCCCGCTCGCCTCGGCCCAGCGCGCGCTCTCCGGGTCGCCCCAAGCGAGTGCGATCCCGCCGATCGAGAAGGGGACATACGCCGGGAGGATCGCGGTCTGCCCTTCGCCCACATGCGAGCCGAGCAGCAGCGCCTCCCCCGTCAGCACGGTGATCTGCGCTCCGACATCACCATCGACCAGCAGGTCGACGGCAATGCCTTTGGTCGCAGGATCGCGGATGACGACATCCTGCCAGAACTGATGGCCGATCGACACGGTTCCGCTCGTCGGCAATTGCTTCTCGGTGCCGGCGAGCCGGCCGTTGAGCACGCGAAGAACGGCAGGCGAGGTCATTGGGCCGGAGCCTCCCCGCTGGTCGTGGCCGGGATCTTGGCGGACTGCTCCCCAGCCGGCATCGGCGCCGCCGCGGCGGGCACCGCGCGCGAGGCGAGCGGGACGAGGCGCGGCGTGATCAGGAACAGCCGCTCGGTATGCCCGCGCGACTTGTTGCGGAACTTGAACAGCTCGCCGAGCAGCGGGATGTCGCCGAGCAGCGGCACCTTGGTCTCGTCGTTGGTCTCGGCATCGATCGTCATCCCGCCGAGCAGCAGGCTCTCGCCGTCGAGCACCATGCCCTGCGTCGCGACGCTGGCGCGATCGACGACGGGGATGTTCTCGACCATCGAATCGGGGCTGATGCTGCCGTCCTCGATGTTGACCAGCACGCGGATGCGAGTCTGGTCGTGGTCGCGGAAGACGTGCGGATTGACGCGCATCACCGTGCCGGCGGTGACGTTGAACAGGTCGACTTCCTCGCGGCCCGCGACCTTGACGTAGAAGGTCCGCGTCCGGTCGAACACCGCCTCGACATTGGACAGCGTCATGATCTGCGGCCGCGAGACGATCCGCGCCGCGCCCTTGTTCTCGAGCGCGGTGATCCGGCCGAGGAACTCGCGCTGGCTGCCGATGATCGTGGAGATCGTCCCGCCCGCGCCCGAGGGCGTGATGTTGCTGACATTGTTGCGCCGGCTGGAGCCCGGGATCGGGAACAGCCGCGTGTCGGACTCAGAGCCGTTGCCGAACAGCGCGCCGAAGCCGCCGCTGCCGAAGCGCCAGTTGATCCCGAGGCGCTGGAGCTTGTCGACGTTGATGTCGATGATCGTCGCCTCGATCTCGACGATCTGCGGCTCGACGTCGAGCGCGCGGATCAGCGAATCGTACGCTGCCATGCGTTCGGGGACATCGCGCACCACGATCGCGTTGAGGTACGCGCTCGGCTCGATGCGGACGACGTCCTGGGTGAGCGGCGCGGCGAGGCCCATGCCATCGCCGCCGCCGAGCACGTCGGTCGCGGCATAGGCGCCGGCCTGCGATCCGTCGGGGGCGACCGAGTCGAGCCCCTGCCCCTTCAGCCGCGGCTGGGTCTGGCGGACGAGCCGCGCGCCGAGCGACGGGACGATCGCGCTGCCGCCGGGCTTCTGGTCGAGCACGAGGTTCTGAAGGATCGAGGCGAGGCCGGGCACGCGCGTCTCGCGGCCGCCGGCGGTGACCAACGTGTCCTCGGCGCGGGCGTAGCGCAGGTAGAAGACGCGGAATTCGATCGGCTGGCTCACTGGCCCGCGCGGCGCATCATAATAGCCGCCCCGGCCGCCGCCGGCACCGGGATAGGCGCCGCCGGGTGCCGCCGGGGCGCCATCGGCCAGCCCGCCCTCGCCGCGCGCCATCGTCGTCACCTGCTCGATGAAGCGCGGGGTACCGCTGACGACGAGGCCGTCGGTGGTGACGCGCAGCATGTTGCGCCGGTCGGGCAGCCGCTGCGCGCGCGCCTGGCGCGACACGCGCTCGGCCGAGGCGCGGTCGAGCGGCAGGTTCTGCACGCCCAGCTCGGTCGGCGCGTACACATAGATGGCGGCGCCGTCATAATAAGAGATCAGGCTGAACGCCTTGGCGATGTCGCCATAGATCTTCTCGACGCTCCCCTGGAACACGCCGTTGACGGTACCCGTCAGCTTGGCGCTGGGCACCACCGGGCGCCCGACCTTGCCGAACAGATCGCGCAGGAACGCCGCGATCGGCTGGTCGCGCGCGACGATCGATATCTGCGCGTTCTGCGCAGCCGGCGGCGGCGTCTGCGCATGTGCCGCGAAAGGCACCGGCAGCGCGGCCATGGCCACGAGCAGCATCGACGGATTCTTGTACAGCTTCAATCAGCCCTCCGTTGTTATTCCGCCGCCAGCGCGGCCTGCGACTCTTCCGCCAAAGCCCCTGGCGGGAGTCCGATCTGGCCGACCATTTCCACCGAAGTGGTCGGCGAGAGTTCGTTGAAAGCGAGCACCGGCAGCTCAAACAGGTCAGGCTCGATTAGTTTCCGCACCGCGCGGCGCACCTCGAACGAGGTGACCAGCGCGTTGGCGCCGGTCTCGCCTGCAGTGCGCCCGATCGTCGCGACCAGCTCGCGCGCCACCTCCGGCTTGACCGCGAGCCGCTCGACGCCGTCGACCAGACGAGTCGCCTCGCGCACCAAAGTCTCCAGCTCGGGCGTCACCACCAGCGCGCGAATGCCGCCGCCCTGCGACACCGTGTCGAGCAGATAGCGCTTGAGCGCTATGCGGGTCAGATCCGCGATCCGCGCGACCTCGCGCTCCTGATTGGCAGCGTCGGTGAGCCCTTCGAGCACGTCACGCATGTTGCGCAGCGGTACTTCTTCCTCGGCAAGCCGGCGCAGAACGTCGGCGATGCGGGCAGCAGGAACCGCGCGTACGGCTTCCTTGACCACCTCGGGATAGTCGTCGCCGACGCGGTTGAGCAGCCCGACGGCTTCCTGCACGCCAAGGAAGCGCGACAGATTGCGGCGGATCAGCCCCTCCACCGCGGCCACCACGGTCTCGGCATCGCTGCCTTCGCCCGCGCCGACCGAAAGCTCGAACGCGAGCAGCCGCCAGGCACGCGGACCATCGGGTGCGAGGAAATGGATCGCCAACTTGGGAAGCGGCACGCCGCTGCGATATTGCAGCCGTTCGAGCATCGCGGTGAGGCCCTTGGACAGCTCGGCCTCGTCCTCGACGCTGGGCTGCGGGCCCGAGAGCTGGAGGAGCAGCGGCACCACGGCCTTGGGCGCTTCGGGCTCGGCGAGCAACGTCACCGCGCGCGGCGCCTCGCGCCCGCCGGTCAGCAGCTTCCGCATCGGACCCGAATGGCGGACCATATGCGGCTTGAGGCGCGGATGCAGCGCCGCGCCCGAGAACAGCGACACGAAGCCCAGGACGATGAACACCGCGGCGGGGAAGCCGGGGATCAGCGCCATCAGGAAGCAGATCCCGCCGACCGCGAGCAGCACGCGCGGATTGGCGACGAGCTGGCGGTGCATCGCCTGGCCGAGATTGGAATCGGTCTCCTCGTCGGTCGAGCGGGTGACCATCAGGCCCGCCGC is a genomic window containing:
- the sctC gene encoding type III secretion system outer membrane ring subunit SctC, which encodes MKLYKNPSMLLVAMAALPVPFAAHAQTPPPAAQNAQISIVARDQPIAAFLRDLFGKVGRPVVPSAKLTGTVNGVFQGSVEKIYGDIAKAFSLISYYDGAAIYVYAPTELGVQNLPLDRASAERVSRQARAQRLPDRRNMLRVTTDGLVVSGTPRFIEQVTTMARGEGGLADGAPAAPGGAYPGAGGGRGGYYDAPRGPVSQPIEFRVFYLRYARAEDTLVTAGGRETRVPGLASILQNLVLDQKPGGSAIVPSLGARLVRQTQPRLKGQGLDSVAPDGSQAGAYAATDVLGGGDGMGLAAPLTQDVVRIEPSAYLNAIVVRDVPERMAAYDSLIRALDVEPQIVEIEATIIDINVDKLQRLGINWRFGSGGFGALFGNGSESDTRLFPIPGSSRRNNVSNITPSGAGGTISTIIGSQREFLGRITALENKGAARIVSRPQIMTLSNVEAVFDRTRTFYVKVAGREEVDLFNVTAGTVMRVNPHVFRDHDQTRIRVLVNIEDGSISPDSMVENIPVVDRASVATQGMVLDGESLLLGGMTIDAETNDETKVPLLGDIPLLGELFKFRNKSRGHTERLFLITPRLVPLASRAVPAAAAPMPAGEQSAKIPATTSGEAPAQ
- a CDS encoding FliI/YscN family ATPase; its protein translation is MADGPLTTVDQLLAGLQRSPTVERRGRLVEILGTTLKVTGIAPRIGDFCEVIEPSSGRVVPVEVVGIAGQATILTPLGDVRGLSVDAEVIVRSGEDLVPWGEGLLGRVLDGRGRPIDGKGDLAPDLQRRPLHAPAPQPMERALIDAPLPTGVRAIDTLLTLGRGQRLGVFAAAGGGKSTLLGMLARFASADVIVIALIGERGREVREFIEDALGEAGLARAVIVCATSDRAAMERVRAAHHATAIAEGFRSEGRNVLLLMDSVTRFARALREIGLAAGEPAVRRGFPPSVFAELPRLFERAGNDSVGSITGIYTVLVEDEEGDDPIGEEVRSILDGHVILSRKLGAAGHYPAIDVLGSLSRLFPRLADPAHRDAATRVRALLAKHAEIEFLVQVGEYRAGADPLADRAIAAKPEIDTLLRQDTNRSEDFQTSLMLLRGVAG
- a CDS encoding FliH/SctL family protein; this encodes MTFLVLHADRLATALTDDPLVPARDVGRVQDALALFAEAGSLRGGAEEAIEAARAKAQAEGFEAGREAGLAAAETERQAELFRIAMRDSELQRERQKDIARLALEVVRRIAGDLEGTMVAGLAERAAAQLAPDSVAVVRVAPGAVDMVRAQLGGRTGLSVEADPSLGAQDCVIETALGRTHAGLDTQLAQIERMWAETLHG
- the sctJ gene encoding type III secretion system inner membrane ring lipoprotein SctJ, giving the protein MGKFARNMRPALIGLCLLLAACGKAELYSKLTETQANEMIAVLQSAGISATKSEAGDKGWTLQTEKGDFSRAVEVLHSQGYPREEFASLGTVFKREGLVSSPTEEKARLVYGMSQELSHTISEIDGVVQARVHLVMPDDKPLSETGQPASASVFIKYRPGANLETQVGKVKALVVNSVQGLKYENVSVETFPAQPLPTVARKDGGDVLNANLVGIAIAGLLLLVAALGYPSLRRWQQRRSAVARREGGA
- a CDS encoding ankyrin repeat domain-containing protein, with translation MRKFLLFSPVLAVMAIGCEGDAQAGCFVPGTELPTRKNTLTDQRLGAAARDFAEALFDGDLARAADLLRGDPGLARRRVGAQYDMLSVALASCRVEAVDLVVKGGAPLDGVEDKGLPLRLALRATEPKFAHLLLEAGASPNPKGNPSGPFRTAVTLNSLGAVRMLLDFRGDPDVMEATGNRPLHTALDMEHFRIVELLLDRGADPWAIDSGGANLGTAATTKMLTDSAEEAQAQQRLAARLKKLGWPEPVPSFREVRNAAAAGQWPPAGTGAKPVPAEVLAILKANAQRAN
- a CDS encoding C2 family cysteine protease, translated to MDSLLAGSAVSVPGFRIPIDGGGTSIKPAEVRFDAADLYGAQGPQAADIRQDALGDCYFVATLGAVAQQQPDAIRNMIQFNPATGNFTVQLHDSSGNPQTVTVTQAELEDNLARSGGSTADNTGLDGPIWPAVAETAYAKIHDSNPADGLTEGYNAIANGGWPQDAMQAITGDRGEEIRYSEGFFESENSALDRMAGQVDAALGNDRPVTLWTVPENRSLWDKIRGNEGTQDGLVDNHVYTVEGISKNADGEWMVTVRNPWSTNMNVGEGQDTSSPTMEVPLRTLTDTGGAEAFTVGPAPR
- a CDS encoding SctD/MshK family protein, translating into MTSPAVLRVLNGRLAGTEKQLPTSGTVSIGHQFWQDVVIRDPATKGIAVDLLVDGDVGAQITVLTGEALLLGSHVGEGQTAILPAYVPFSIGGIALAWGDPESARWAEASGIAGSTPAPPLPPPSAQDEAMALLGKAGGHVSGWFTRKRAIAIGAVATLAAGAALAVPTMDALGLRGDEAARAEHVLNGAGLSALRTMHDPASGAVIVSGVVANDAERTKAQEALRDRGIHATVNLQTSAELAQAAADVARIHGLEAVGRPISRTGVELRVTRMTDDQRGKLASAIRTDVKQLGRLVFRDDLPPRDDTPIRTIADATKKVSTVVAGDPAYIQTVDGARYFSGAIMPSGHRLITIQGDTVFFEKNGRQTQLKF